The following proteins are encoded in a genomic region of Paenibacillus sp. FSL R7-0273:
- a CDS encoding ABC transporter substrate-binding protein — protein MFLAACGSGGGSAASEQQDPDGKVTLNFITQSSALAPADPNDKLINKRLEEKTNVHINWKNFTNDVFVEKRNLAVASGDLPDAIFNADYSDYELLKLAKDGAIIPLNELIEQNMPNFKKVLEEAPEYKSMITAPDGNIYAFPWIEELGNGKERIQAVDSMPWINVEWLNKLGLDMPTTTEELKQVLIAFKTQDPNGNGQADEIPLSFINKPGAEDLVFLFASFGLGENPDHAVVSDDGKVIFTAAEEGYKDAVKFINELYKEKLIDIEAYTQDWSTYLAKGKDQKYGLYFSWDKANISGANDAYEVMPPLAGPDGEVNVTRTNALGLGRGKMVVTSANKNLETTAKWVDQLYDPVQSVQNNWGTYGDDTQQNIFELDEAEGMLKHLPLEGTAPVELREKTSIGGPLAILDSYYGKYTTMPDDAKGRMDIVKNIMAPKMKAENVMPSVFHSIDELDRLTTIETDLFAYVLRMRTEWYQNGKIDAEWNDYLKELDRLGLQEWLTIKQGGYDRATGK, from the coding sequence ATGTTTCTTGCTGCATGCGGCAGCGGGGGAGGAAGTGCTGCCAGTGAGCAGCAGGACCCTGACGGCAAGGTCACCCTGAACTTCATTACGCAAAGCTCCGCACTGGCCCCGGCCGATCCGAACGACAAGCTGATCAATAAACGGCTCGAGGAAAAAACAAATGTGCATATCAACTGGAAGAACTTCACGAATGACGTGTTTGTGGAAAAAAGAAACCTGGCTGTCGCAAGCGGTGATCTTCCGGATGCTATTTTTAATGCCGACTACAGTGACTATGAGCTGCTGAAGCTGGCTAAGGACGGGGCGATCATCCCGCTGAATGAGCTGATTGAGCAGAATATGCCTAATTTCAAAAAAGTGCTGGAGGAAGCTCCTGAATATAAGAGCATGATAACGGCACCTGACGGCAACATCTACGCCTTCCCTTGGATTGAAGAGCTGGGGAACGGCAAGGAGAGAATTCAGGCAGTGGACAGTATGCCCTGGATCAATGTGGAATGGCTGAACAAGCTGGGCCTCGACATGCCAACGACTACGGAAGAACTGAAGCAGGTGCTGATTGCCTTTAAGACACAGGACCCGAACGGTAACGGCCAGGCTGATGAAATTCCGCTGTCCTTCATTAATAAGCCGGGAGCGGAGGATCTGGTCTTCCTGTTTGCCTCCTTCGGGCTGGGCGAGAATCCTGATCATGCGGTGGTAAGCGATGACGGTAAAGTGATCTTTACGGCTGCCGAGGAAGGCTACAAAGATGCCGTTAAGTTTATTAACGAGCTGTACAAAGAAAAGCTGATTGATATCGAGGCCTATACCCAGGACTGGAGCACTTATCTGGCAAAAGGGAAGGATCAGAAGTACGGGCTGTATTTCTCCTGGGACAAGGCGAATATCTCCGGAGCGAACGATGCTTACGAGGTAATGCCGCCGCTGGCCGGGCCGGACGGTGAGGTCAATGTAACACGGACGAACGCCCTGGGCCTGGGCCGCGGCAAAATGGTCGTGACCAGTGCGAACAAAAATCTGGAGACCACGGCAAAATGGGTGGATCAGCTGTATGATCCGGTCCAGTCTGTACAGAACAACTGGGGAACCTACGGGGATGACACGCAGCAGAACATCTTTGAACTGGATGAAGCCGAAGGGATGCTGAAGCATTTGCCGCTGGAAGGCACCGCTCCTGTTGAGCTCCGTGAAAAAACAAGCATCGGCGGGCCGCTGGCAATTCTGGATTCTTATTATGGCAAGTACACTACGATGCCGGATGATGCCAAGGGCAGAATGGATATCGTCAAGAACATCATGGCTCCGAAAATGAAGGCTGAGAACGTCATGCCGAGCGTATTCCATTCCATTGACGAGCTGGACCGCCTGACAACTATTGAAACCGACCTGTTCGCTTATGTGCTCAGAATGCGTACTGAATGGTACCAGAACGGCAAAATCGATGCCGAGTGGAATGATTATTTGAAGGAGCTGGACCGGCTTGGCCTGCAGGAATGGCTGACGATCAAGCAGGGCGGCTACGACAGGGCAACGGGGAAGTAA
- a CDS encoding carbohydrate ABC transporter permease, which yields MFVKHSRLDRFMLVLNAAFLTLAVLVVILPLVYVVIASFMDPSVLLSRGISFKISDWSVEGYKMILTNPAMLRGFANAVFYASAFAILTVMVSICAGYALSDDRMKGKGLFMTVFLFTMFFGGGLVPTYLLVKNLGLLDTVWAVIIPGAVNVWNIILSRTFFKGVPNELKEASNVDGASEMRIFFSIVLPLSKPIIFVLALYAFVGQWNSYFDAMIYLDNPNLHPLQLVLRSILIQNQVDPGMISDQLAAAEMKRLSEIIKYAAIVVSSLPLIIMYPFFQKYFEKGVMVGSIK from the coding sequence ATGTTCGTAAAACATTCGCGGCTGGACCGTTTTATGCTTGTGCTGAACGCCGCTTTTCTGACACTGGCTGTGCTGGTGGTGATTCTTCCGCTCGTGTATGTGGTGATCGCCTCCTTCATGGACCCGTCGGTCCTGCTCAGCCGGGGAATCTCATTTAAAATCTCGGACTGGTCAGTTGAAGGCTATAAGATGATCCTTACTAATCCTGCGATGCTCAGGGGCTTTGCTAATGCTGTTTTTTATGCATCGGCCTTTGCTATCCTGACCGTCATGGTCTCTATCTGTGCCGGCTATGCCTTGTCGGATGACCGGATGAAGGGGAAGGGGCTCTTTATGACCGTATTCCTGTTCACGATGTTCTTTGGCGGCGGGCTGGTCCCGACTTATCTGCTGGTTAAAAATCTGGGGCTGCTCGATACAGTCTGGGCTGTGATCATCCCGGGTGCGGTCAATGTATGGAATATTATTTTGTCCAGAACCTTCTTCAAGGGCGTACCGAATGAGCTGAAGGAAGCGTCCAATGTGGACGGGGCCTCGGAGATGAGGATTTTCTTCAGCATCGTATTGCCGCTCTCCAAGCCGATTATTTTCGTGCTGGCGCTGTATGCCTTTGTCGGCCAGTGGAATTCCTATTTTGACGCGATGATCTATCTTGATAATCCCAATCTTCACCCGCTGCAGCTCGTGCTGCGCTCGATCCTGATCCAGAATCAGGTGGACCCCGGCATGATCAGCGACCAACTGGCTGCAGCCGAAATGAAACGTCTGTCTGAAATCATTAAGTATGCTGCGATTGTTGTATCCAGTCTGCCGCTGATTATTATGTATCCGTTCTTCCAGAAATATTTTGAAAAAGGTGTCATGGTCGGCTCCATTAAATAG
- a CDS encoding ABC transporter permease, which translates to MEYLKKHYFLYLMLAPALILTLIFKYGPMYGAIIAFKDFSPIKGILGSEWVGLYNFEKFLSSPNFEVIFMNTLKLSFFGLILSFPVPILLALMLNQVRRAGVKKNIQLFLYAPNFISVVVVVGMLFIFLSPTGPINQLFSWINGEPVMFMSRPEYFRWIYILSDIWTGAGWASIIYVAALANVDPELHNAANLDGANLLQRIRHIDLPTIRPIMAIVFILAAGGIMSIGFEKAYLMQTATNLPTSEIIPTYVYKIGLQSGDYAYSAAVGLFNSIINVILLITVNFTVKKLNEGEGLY; encoded by the coding sequence ATGGAGTATTTGAAGAAGCACTATTTTCTGTATCTCATGCTGGCACCGGCGCTGATCCTGACCCTGATATTTAAATATGGCCCGATGTATGGTGCGATTATTGCCTTTAAGGATTTCAGCCCGATTAAGGGTATTCTGGGCAGTGAATGGGTGGGGCTGTACAACTTCGAGAAATTCCTGTCTTCCCCTAACTTTGAGGTTATTTTTATGAATACGCTTAAATTGAGCTTTTTCGGCCTGATTCTGAGCTTTCCTGTGCCGATTCTGCTTGCGTTGATGCTCAATCAGGTCCGCCGGGCCGGAGTGAAAAAGAACATCCAGCTTTTCCTCTATGCGCCTAACTTTATATCCGTTGTGGTTGTTGTAGGGATGCTGTTCATCTTCCTCTCTCCAACAGGACCAATCAACCAGCTGTTCAGCTGGATTAATGGGGAGCCGGTGATGTTCATGTCGCGTCCGGAGTATTTCCGCTGGATCTACATTCTTTCCGACATATGGACGGGGGCGGGCTGGGCTTCCATCATCTATGTAGCAGCGCTTGCCAACGTGGACCCTGAGTTACATAACGCAGCCAACCTGGACGGTGCGAACCTTCTGCAAAGAATCCGTCATATTGATCTGCCGACCATCCGGCCGATTATGGCGATTGTATTCATTCTTGCGGCGGGCGGGATCATGTCGATCGGCTTTGAAAAGGCGTATCTGATGCAGACGGCGACGAACCTGCCAACCTCGGAGATCATTCCGACCTATGTCTACAAAATCGGACTGCAGTCCGGCGACTACGCTTATTCCGCGGCGGTGGGGCTGTTCAACTCAATCATTAACGTCATCCTGCTGATTACGGTGAACTTTACAGTGAAGAAGCTGAATGAGGGCGAAGGTCTTTACTAA
- a CDS encoding LacI family DNA-binding transcriptional regulator, protein MARGKVTIQDIADALGISRNTASKALNGSEGLPEETRNKVIKKAIELKYKQFSLMEPDNVQPKSSRNIALLTENLPNTSHFGSTLISGLEKRISAEGYNLSIHIIREIEQNALTLPNNFDVDNVDGIICIELFDLAYSERITSLGIPTIFIDCSAHVCYPEFQADVLLMENENSTYQLTRKLIEGGYKSLGFIGDYNHCRSFNERWVGFNRALTEAGIPLDLTQCVLDKDHLFFSSPGWADEKLNNIAELPSAYVCANDYIAVGFMKSLKNLDHSIPGDIVICGFDNGPESRIIEPHLTTVHIYSNEMGVKAAEMLLSRINTPEQPYQVSHIYTKPIIRESTPNIK, encoded by the coding sequence ATGGCACGTGGTAAAGTAACGATACAGGATATCGCTGATGCACTGGGGATCTCCAGAAACACGGCCTCCAAAGCCTTAAACGGAAGCGAGGGGCTGCCGGAAGAAACGCGGAATAAAGTCATCAAGAAAGCAATTGAATTGAAATACAAACAATTTTCACTGATGGAGCCGGATAATGTCCAGCCAAAGAGCTCCCGGAATATCGCCTTATTAACGGAAAACCTTCCGAATACCTCGCACTTTGGCTCGACCTTAATCAGTGGCCTGGAGAAGCGGATCAGCGCCGAGGGGTACAACCTCTCCATTCACATCATACGGGAAATTGAACAGAACGCCCTGACACTCCCCAACAATTTTGATGTCGACAATGTGGACGGTATCATTTGTATTGAGCTGTTTGATTTGGCCTACAGCGAACGGATAACAAGCCTGGGGATTCCGACTATTTTTATCGACTGCTCTGCACACGTCTGCTATCCTGAATTCCAGGCGGATGTCTTGTTAATGGAGAACGAGAACAGTACGTATCAGCTTACCAGGAAGCTTATTGAGGGCGGTTACAAAAGCCTAGGGTTTATCGGGGATTACAATCATTGCCGGAGCTTTAATGAGCGCTGGGTAGGCTTTAACCGTGCGTTAACTGAGGCGGGAATCCCGCTGGACCTCACCCAGTGTGTACTGGATAAGGATCATCTTTTCTTCTCCAGCCCCGGCTGGGCTGACGAGAAATTGAATAATATCGCAGAGCTCCCGTCTGCTTATGTATGCGCGAACGATTATATTGCTGTAGGCTTCATGAAATCTCTGAAGAATCTCGATCATTCGATTCCCGGTGATATTGTAATCTGCGGGTTTGATAACGGTCCCGAGTCCAGAATTATTGAGCCTCATCTGACTACTGTCCATATCTACAGCAATGAAATGGGTGTCAAAGCTGCCGAAATGCTGCTGTCACGGATCAATACTCCGGAACAGCCTTATCAGGTCTCTCATATCTACACAAAACCGATCATCCGGGAATCCACACCCAATATCAAATAA
- a CDS encoding metallophosphoesterase family protein, protein MRTLFVTDIHGDLEGLELLLKKAEFKPGSDQLVFGGDMINRGKDSAGVVRLVKRLMEQYPDNVHAVMGNHEEMMADYLVRGDKLWLSHGGRDTLKSFAAAFPDEDTRQEHMVWACSLPLYYEDDRYVFTHAGLNPAQPLDKQDRDILWMNEYDFYHQPGAELLELTGGKPVIHGHTPVERIYWDGVRMNCDLGSNTYSVLDERALGLVNLTEMTYLVYKQAGKKLEERRIGRY, encoded by the coding sequence ATGAGAACATTGTTTGTAACCGATATTCACGGGGACCTTGAGGGACTGGAGCTGCTGCTGAAAAAGGCAGAGTTTAAGCCGGGCAGCGATCAGCTTGTGTTCGGGGGCGATATGATCAACCGGGGGAAGGATTCTGCCGGGGTTGTAAGACTGGTTAAGCGCCTGATGGAGCAGTACCCGGACAATGTCCATGCAGTTATGGGCAATCATGAGGAGATGATGGCTGATTATCTGGTGCGCGGGGACAAGCTGTGGCTGAGCCACGGGGGACGAGACACGCTGAAAAGCTTCGCTGCGGCATTTCCGGATGAGGATACCCGGCAGGAGCATATGGTGTGGGCTTGCTCTCTGCCTTTGTACTATGAGGATGACCGGTATGTCTTCACTCATGCGGGACTGAATCCCGCGCAGCCGCTGGATAAGCAGGACCGGGACATCCTGTGGATGAATGAATACGACTTCTATCATCAGCCGGGGGCGGAGCTGCTGGAGCTGACGGGCGGCAAGCCGGTCATCCACGGGCACACGCCCGTAGAGCGGATATATTGGGACGGAGTCAGAATGAATTGTGACCTGGGCTCGAATACCTACTCCGTGCTGGATGAACGGGCGCTGGGGCTTGTAAATCTGACAGAGATGACCTATCTGGTGTACAAGCAGGCCGGGAAGAAGCTGGAGGAGCGGCGGATCGGGCGGTACTGA
- a CDS encoding FG-GAP repeat domain-containing protein codes for MNKSGLSLSAILLLTLITAGCGAPKAPSDLLRAPSQGSADGTITSIVKSFLPANAHLTVPVHSESGSAIQLQDLDRDGKDEILAFYKTDKTDYEVNTLVLSQSSGDWNKLATITGVGSELDYVQFTDVTADGQTDMLLGFSGGQGLSKELAVYTLDGGTVSELLKQPYDQLAVGDLTGTGDTDIALFQTTFTTDMQPSARLQLFSLKDGTQQSLADQAFDGAIIQANFTKAAPGASALFVDVAIGAHASYTSLLIWENGKFIDILAADDVHHEELAASRDIALNPYTPDPDSKLGVNNMAIKDYPLYSTDINGDGITEIGFLVPPAGTESMAPLATPFITKYYQWDGQTGLKFVEEQFDRWGFNFHIPQSWTGKYVLELTEESPEPWKNIRFSFKDAGTGGQAMLLELRLLTRQEWQSTEAVLKAENRTYTLLYELQNTEDAAAPTVLAAVLPAEDAAAKAKLSGSALQEYNQLKLPLEEVRLLAGTPQKPLY; via the coding sequence ATGAATAAATCTGGCTTAAGCCTCAGCGCCATACTATTATTAACCCTGATAACTGCAGGTTGCGGCGCACCCAAGGCGCCCAGTGATCTGCTTCGTGCCCCGTCACAGGGCAGTGCGGACGGAACCATTACCAGCATTGTAAAATCATTTCTGCCGGCCAATGCCCATCTGACGGTCCCTGTCCATTCCGAGTCGGGCAGCGCAATCCAGCTGCAGGACCTGGACCGGGACGGCAAGGATGAAATCCTGGCCTTCTATAAAACAGACAAAACCGATTACGAGGTCAATACGCTTGTCCTGTCCCAGTCAAGCGGCGACTGGAACAAGCTGGCCACGATTACCGGTGTCGGCAGCGAGCTGGATTATGTGCAGTTCACCGATGTCACTGCGGACGGGCAAACGGACATGCTGCTCGGCTTCAGCGGCGGTCAGGGACTCAGCAAGGAGCTGGCCGTTTATACGCTTGACGGCGGCACCGTATCCGAACTGCTCAAGCAGCCCTATGACCAGCTGGCCGTCGGTGACCTGACCGGCACCGGAGATACAGATATCGCTTTGTTCCAGACCACCTTCACTACAGACATGCAGCCAAGCGCCCGTCTGCAGCTATTCTCGCTGAAAGACGGTACGCAGCAGAGCCTGGCGGATCAGGCTTTTGACGGCGCAATTATTCAGGCCAATTTCACGAAGGCGGCTCCCGGGGCCAGCGCCCTGTTCGTTGATGTGGCGATCGGTGCCCATGCTTCCTATACTTCCCTGCTGATTTGGGAAAATGGTAAATTTATTGATATACTGGCAGCAGATGATGTTCATCATGAAGAGCTCGCAGCCAGCCGTGATATTGCCCTTAATCCTTATACTCCGGACCCGGACAGCAAGCTGGGCGTGAACAATATGGCCATCAAGGATTATCCGCTCTACAGCACCGATATCAACGGCGACGGCATTACCGAGATCGGCTTCCTGGTTCCGCCGGCCGGTACGGAGAGCATGGCTCCGCTGGCAACGCCGTTCATCACCAAATATTATCAGTGGGACGGCCAGACCGGGCTGAAATTTGTGGAGGAGCAGTTCGACCGGTGGGGCTTTAACTTCCATATCCCGCAGAGCTGGACCGGTAAATACGTGCTGGAGCTCACCGAGGAATCACCGGAGCCGTGGAAAAATATCCGCTTCAGCTTCAAGGATGCCGGCACCGGCGGTCAGGCTATGCTGCTTGAGCTGCGCCTGCTCACCAGGCAGGAATGGCAGAGCACCGAAGCCGTGCTGAAAGCGGAGAATAGAACATATACCCTGCTCTACGAGCTGCAAAATACAGAGGATGCTGCTGCACCGACTGTGCTGGCTGCCGTGCTGCCTGCGGAGGATGCTGCCGCCAAGGCTAAGCTGAGCGGCTCTGCGCTTCAGGAATACAACCAGCTCAAGCTTCCGCTGGAGGAAGTCCGGCTGCTGGCCGGCACACCGCAGAAGCCCTTGTACTGA
- a CDS encoding response regulator transcription factor, giving the protein MKVLVLEDEKPIRDFLQVNLKRAGFEVTEAATGEAALAAAREQRDFDIAILDLMLPGISGFEVCAMLRREFPRLGIIMLTAKSQEIDKVMGLDSGADDYVIKPFSPVELLARVRSLYRRIYPGENVLQENAVQLPPFTLMPDERKLLKDGLEIALTPTEFSIVKLLMEQPNKAVNRDDILTSVWGQYFMGELKIVDVNISRIRQKIGQDATGPQYLETVWGFGYLWRAQHC; this is encoded by the coding sequence ATGAAGGTGCTGGTACTGGAAGATGAGAAGCCGATACGCGATTTTTTGCAGGTGAATCTGAAGCGGGCGGGCTTTGAGGTTACCGAAGCTGCTACAGGTGAAGCGGCGCTTGCCGCTGCACGTGAGCAGCGGGATTTTGACATCGCCATTCTCGATCTGATGCTGCCCGGAATCAGCGGCTTCGAGGTGTGCGCCATGCTGCGCAGGGAGTTCCCCCGGCTGGGCATCATTATGCTGACCGCCAAAAGCCAGGAAATTGATAAGGTCATGGGGCTGGATTCGGGAGCGGACGATTATGTGATTAAGCCGTTCAGCCCCGTTGAGCTGCTCGCCCGGGTCCGTTCGCTGTACCGGCGCATATATCCCGGTGAGAATGTGCTGCAGGAGAACGCCGTTCAGCTGCCCCCTTTTACCCTGATGCCGGATGAACGGAAGCTGCTGAAGGACGGGCTGGAGATCGCTTTGACGCCTACCGAGTTTTCTATCGTGAAACTGCTGATGGAGCAGCCTAATAAGGCGGTTAACCGCGATGATATTCTCACCTCGGTCTGGGGGCAGTATTTTATGGGAGAGCTCAAAATTGTGGATGTGAATATCAGCCGGATCCGCCAAAAAATCGGCCAGGACGCCACAGGTCCGCAATATCTGGAGACTGTGTGGGGATTCGGTTATTTATGGAGGGCACAACATTGCTGA
- a CDS encoding sensor histidine kinase: MLRGIRSRLIVYITIVLLLIVLLLEGVFLVAVHYFYLGSAIETLSSRATTSATFFNKYLEGYSLNERARYILENLSTEESSKVEVLNTEGNVIINSFGFSSEERIDTPDVRTALSSGKGSYQSLTPVNGERIIAVSLPIKEAGVNIGVLRYSVSAEPLYDVIVTIVLNAVWVGLLVILFGFVLSLIIAKRIVGPIQQLTSVAKEMATGNFTAKAAKQHNDEIGTLAVTLNYMSEEILKSEKIKYDFISSVTHELRTPLTSIKGWGETLLMGDLSDKKETLQGLEVMTGETDRLIGLVEDLLDFSKFQAGEITVDLQPYDLRGLLEDLLLQFRYRGQTKEIRLYADIPDLPLPVNGDFNRLKQVFVNLLDNAFKFTPAQGAVSLTAVQQEELIIVTVTDTGEGIEAADLDKLGTKFFKGRSRQSGSGLGLAICKEIIGLHGGQLKIESEFTIGTSVIVELPRYIMQ; the protein is encoded by the coding sequence TTGCTGAGAGGAATCAGGTCACGGCTCATCGTCTATATCACCATTGTCCTGCTCCTGATTGTACTGCTGCTGGAAGGGGTGTTTCTTGTAGCTGTCCACTATTTTTATCTGGGCAGTGCGATAGAGACGTTATCCTCACGGGCTACGACCTCGGCCACCTTTTTCAACAAGTATCTGGAGGGCTATTCACTCAATGAGCGGGCCCGGTACATTCTGGAGAATCTCTCCACTGAGGAGAGCAGCAAGGTTGAGGTGCTGAACACCGAAGGTAACGTTATTATTAATTCCTTCGGCTTCTCCAGCGAGGAGCGGATTGATACGCCGGATGTAAGAACCGCGCTGAGCAGCGGCAAAGGAAGCTATCAGAGCCTCACCCCGGTGAACGGGGAGCGGATTATAGCGGTGTCTCTCCCCATTAAGGAAGCCGGGGTGAATATAGGCGTGCTGCGCTACTCCGTTTCTGCTGAGCCGCTGTACGACGTTATTGTCACCATTGTGCTGAATGCAGTCTGGGTCGGGCTGCTGGTCATCCTGTTCGGCTTCGTGCTCAGCCTGATCATCGCAAAGCGGATTGTAGGGCCGATTCAGCAGCTTACGTCTGTGGCGAAGGAAATGGCGACCGGCAATTTCACCGCCAAGGCAGCGAAGCAGCATAATGATGAGATCGGAACGCTGGCCGTTACGCTCAATTACATGTCCGAGGAAATTCTCAAAAGCGAAAAAATCAAATACGACTTCATCTCATCGGTCACGCATGAGCTGCGCACTCCCCTCACCTCGATTAAAGGCTGGGGCGAGACGCTGCTTATGGGTGATTTGTCCGATAAAAAAGAGACCCTGCAGGGTCTCGAGGTAATGACCGGAGAAACGGACCGGCTCATTGGGCTGGTGGAGGATCTGCTCGATTTCTCCAAGTTCCAGGCCGGTGAGATCACCGTTGATCTGCAGCCGTATGATCTCAGGGGACTGCTGGAGGATCTGCTGCTGCAGTTCCGCTACCGCGGGCAGACGAAGGAGATCCGGCTATACGCTGATATTCCCGATCTGCCGCTGCCGGTCAACGGTGACTTCAACCGCCTTAAGCAGGTGTTTGTTAATCTGCTCGACAATGCCTTCAAGTTCACTCCGGCGCAAGGGGCAGTAAGCCTTACCGCGGTTCAGCAGGAGGAGCTGATTATCGTTACGGTGACAGATACCGGGGAAGGCATAGAGGCGGCTGATCTGGACAAGCTCGGCACCAAATTCTTCAAGGGCCGGTCACGCCAGTCCGGCAGCGGACTCGGGCTTGCCATCTGCAAGGAGATCATCGGGCTGCACGGCGGACAGCTGAAGATTGAAAGTGAGTTCACAATCGGGACTTCAGTGATTGTCGAGCTGCCGCGTTATATTATGCAGTAG
- a CDS encoding flavin reductase family protein: MLAIDPAGNTERDNYKLLVGSIIPRPIAFVTTQSAEGVLNGAPFSFFNIVSSNPPMISVSVQHAAGKPKDTARNIMDTKEFVVHIVDRDNVGQINMTAAPLAPDQSEITLAGLTPVQSSAISVPGVKEAKVRMECVLEQAVEFPGFELLIGRVVQFHIAEELYEQGRIDPHKLGAVSRLAGNSYAGLGEIFEIERPV, from the coding sequence ATGCTGGCGATAGACCCCGCAGGCAATACGGAGAGAGACAATTATAAGCTGCTCGTCGGCAGCATTATTCCGCGGCCGATTGCTTTTGTGACGACGCAGTCCGCAGAAGGAGTGCTGAATGGAGCACCCTTCAGTTTTTTCAATATCGTCTCCTCCAATCCGCCGATGATCTCAGTGTCTGTCCAGCATGCGGCAGGCAAGCCGAAGGATACAGCACGGAACATAATGGATACTAAGGAATTTGTCGTCCATATCGTGGACCGCGACAATGTGGGGCAGATCAATATGACCGCAGCTCCGCTTGCTCCGGATCAGAGTGAAATTACGCTTGCCGGACTTACACCTGTCCAGAGCTCTGCCATCTCTGTGCCGGGAGTTAAGGAAGCGAAGGTAAGGATGGAATGTGTGCTGGAGCAAGCGGTAGAATTCCCGGGCTTCGAGCTGCTGATCGGCAGAGTCGTCCAGTTTCACATTGCGGAAGAGCTCTATGAGCAGGGCAGAATTGATCCGCACAAGCTGGGGGCGGTCAGCCGTCTGGCAGGGAACAGCTATGCGGGCCTCGGGGAGATTTTTGAGATTGAACGGCCTGTCTGA
- a CDS encoding ring-cleaving dioxygenase, giving the protein MTNVTAKQTMGIHHITAIVGHPQENMDFYAGVLGLRLVKQTVNFDDPGTYHFYFGNDGGKPGTIITFFPWPGAYKGKIGGGQVGVTTYIIPVGAMSFWKERLAKFEVAFSELERFGEQVLEFDDPHGLHLELVEREAGEQNSWTFGGVTPEVAIKGFGGATLLSTDPEATAELLEQVLGLTFIGREKDIARYRSTADLGNVIDLKMTAVQRGEMGVGTVHHIAWRAKDDQDQLEWQSYVHDHGYGVTAVQDRNYFNAIYFREHGEILFEIATDPPGFAHDETPETMGTALKLPAQYEPHRGQIEQVLLPFQIRELD; this is encoded by the coding sequence ATGACTAATGTAACGGCAAAACAAACCATGGGAATTCACCATATCACAGCAATCGTCGGGCATCCGCAGGAGAATATGGATTTTTACGCAGGAGTGCTGGGCTTGCGTCTGGTTAAGCAGACAGTGAACTTTGATGATCCGGGAACGTATCACTTTTACTTCGGCAATGACGGAGGGAAACCGGGCACAATTATTACCTTCTTCCCTTGGCCGGGAGCTTACAAAGGCAAAATCGGCGGCGGACAGGTGGGGGTAACGACTTACATTATCCCGGTGGGCGCGATGAGCTTCTGGAAGGAAAGACTGGCAAAGTTCGAGGTTGCTTTCAGCGAGCTGGAGCGGTTCGGGGAGCAGGTGCTTGAATTCGATGATCCGCACGGCCTGCATCTGGAGCTTGTGGAGCGGGAAGCCGGGGAGCAGAATAGCTGGACCTTCGGGGGCGTTACACCAGAGGTTGCGATCAAAGGGTTCGGAGGCGCCACGCTGCTGTCGACTGATCCGGAAGCAACGGCTGAGCTGCTGGAGCAGGTGCTTGGACTTACGTTTATTGGCCGGGAAAAGGATATTGCCCGTTACCGTTCTACTGCCGATCTGGGCAATGTCATTGATCTCAAAATGACCGCTGTACAGCGCGGCGAAATGGGGGTCGGCACAGTGCATCATATCGCCTGGAGAGCCAAGGACGATCAGGATCAGCTGGAATGGCAGAGCTATGTGCATGATCACGGATATGGGGTAACAGCGGTGCAGGACCGGAATTATTTTAACGCGATTTATTTCAGGGAGCATGGGGAGATTTTGTTCGAAATCGCTACAGATCCTCCAGGCTTCGCCCATGATGAAACGCCGGAAACCATGGGAACGGCGCTGAAGCTGCCTGCGCAGTATGAGCCGCACAGAGGACAGATTGAGCAGGTTCTGCTGCCGTTCCAGATCAGAGAGCTTGACTAA